ACTCGATGTTGCAATTACCGTCCTTATTTCCATTGTGCTTGGGGCACTCATTCTTGCCGGACTGTATCTTATTATAAACGGTACAGTGCTGTTTTCTTCACGGTATAAACACGATAGAAAGTGCTACGCTTAAACAGTCTCCTTTCCTTTTGGAAGGAGGGGGAGTTTGGGGGGAGGAAAACTTTTCTCAATAAGGTTTCCTCCCTCTCATCATATGCAAACCAAACCAAAATTCAAATACGAAAGGAAGATCATCCATGAAAAAATTAATCAATTCTATCAAGGGCAAATCCCTTGAGATGGCAGTAAGAACAAGGAGAATATTAATGGATAAACGCGGCGAAGGCTTTGTGGATACGGCAATTAAAATTTTAATTGCTGTTGTCATCGGCGCTCTGCTCCTCGCCGGGCTTTATGCGCTCTTTGGAGAAATGATTATGCCGGAATTACGCGACCGTATTCAAGACATGTTCAACTATGGCGGTTAAGAGCATCCTTTTCCTGTGAAAACACAGGGCATGCTATACTTTTTCTGACCAGGCAAAAAATAATCCGCCTGGTCAGAAAGGGGTCATGTCATGAAAAATGATAAGAAAAGGTTCAAGCTTGTGCGCTTTGCCTTTGAAACACAGTCCGACGGAATGGTTTACAGGTATATGATTACCGACTATCAGATTCCCATGTTTGAGATCAACCAATGGATCGAGAGCAGGAGCCTCCAAAATGCCAACACCGGAAAAGAGTATGCCAAAAAGCTGGTGGTGTACCTGAACTATCTCCATAGTATCGGCGTGGAGTACGATACCGCCACCAACAGGCATGTGAAAAGCTTTATTCACTATCTGCTTTATGGCGGTCTTGAGGAACTCAAGCTGAAATTCCTTGAAACGGAGATCGTCTGCGCCACAGCCGGCAGGTACCTGACAGCCATAACGGAGCTGTACAAATGGCTTGCCAACAATTATGAAACCAACATCACGTTTCAAACAAAAACAGATACATACAGGGCGAGGAAATCCTTCCTGTATGGCCAAATTTATTCCTGCGACTACCAGTACATCCTTGACAGCAGCCTGCCGCGGCAAAAGTCCCGCCGGGAATATATCAAGTGGTATTCGGAGGCGGAAAAGGATGCGCTGTGCAGCCATTTTGAAACGCTGCGGGATGAGGCGGTATTCCGCATTACGCTGGAGGGTTTCCGGATCGATGAAGTGCTGAGTATGCAGCTCCAGCACTATGATCCGGTGGAACAAACCATCCGGCCCTCACGTTCCAAGGGGAAACAAAGCGCCCGGTCAGGCCGGGACAATCCCCTTAGAGTGGTTGCGCTGCCCTCAGAGCTTTGCGAGCTGCTCAACCGGTACATCCAGACCGAGAGAATGATTGCGGAAAACGAGAGCGGCGTCATCAGCGATTTTCTTTTCATCAACCTGCAGCGGGACAGTACACAGGGGAAGCCGCTTCGCTACGGCAATTACTATGCCATCCTGAAAAGATGCGCCCAAAGGGCAGGCCTTGACCCTGAGAAAATACGAACGCACAGCGGACGCAGTACAAAGGTGATGGAGTATCTGGAGCGTCAGGCACTCCATCCGGAGGATGGCATCACCGATGCCGTCATTATGGAGAGCTTCGGCTGGCGCTCTGCCGATTCCATCGTCCACTACCGGAACCACAACAATCAGGTCATAGCCAAAGCGGTTATGGAAAAGCTGCACCGGAAGAAAGGTGGCGCCAATGATTAAACTGCTTGAGATTAAGACTTGTACCGCCTTTTGGGACATAGATGGGACTGTCCTGCGTTTTCAGAGGCGAAAGCGCGTCGATGACGAGCTGACGGGCCGGACGATAGAGCGGTACCGGGAACTGCTGCTGAATGAAACCTACAAAAGCTGCCCGCAAATGCTCCGCGACATTGCCTGCATCTTAACGGACAACATTCTGGCACGAATCGGCATTGAGGTGTATCAAAAGCAATTTTTGAAAATGTTTGAGCACTATTCAAAGCTCTATGTCGAGCAATGGGAACAAGCCGGAAGATGCTTTGTTTCCAACAAAACGGCCATGTTTCCTGTTTTTGAGTTCATGTTCCGAAACAGGCTGGTTGAACAGCCGGATAGTCCGATTACGATCTTGAGAGACATCCCCTGTGACAGCAAGATCTTTTTGAATATCTTTGAGGAATGCTTTTCATCCTTCTGGGCAGACAAGATCAGGGAGAAGGTTCTGAAACAAGAAACACTTGCCCCCATCCGGGAACGGATTGGGCCTCTGAGAACGA
Above is a window of Desulfitibacter alkalitolerans DSM 16504 DNA encoding:
- a CDS encoding DUF6133 family protein encodes the protein MKKLINSIKGKSLEMAVRTRRILMDKRGEGFVDTAIKILIAVVIGALLLAGLYALFGEMIMPELRDRIQDMFNYGG
- a CDS encoding DUF6133 family protein, with product MKNILRNAEIKAMATVGNVKSTVNQIFGRAKRALANREGQGTLDVAITVLISIVLGALILAGLYLIINGTVLFSSRYKHDRKCYA
- a CDS encoding tyrosine-type recombinase/integrase, with the translated sequence MKNDKKRFKLVRFAFETQSDGMVYRYMITDYQIPMFEINQWIESRSLQNANTGKEYAKKLVVYLNYLHSIGVEYDTATNRHVKSFIHYLLYGGLEELKLKFLETEIVCATAGRYLTAITELYKWLANNYETNITFQTKTDTYRARKSFLYGQIYSCDYQYILDSSLPRQKSRREYIKWYSEAEKDALCSHFETLRDEAVFRITLEGFRIDEVLSMQLQHYDPVEQTIRPSRSKGKQSARSGRDNPLRVVALPSELCELLNRYIQTERMIAENESGVISDFLFINLQRDSTQGKPLRYGNYYAILKRCAQRAGLDPEKIRTHSGRSTKVMEYLERQALHPEDGITDAVIMESFGWRSADSIVHYRNHNNQVIAKAVMEKLHRKKGGAND